One genomic window of Gossypium hirsutum isolate 1008001.06 chromosome D11, Gossypium_hirsutum_v2.1, whole genome shotgun sequence includes the following:
- the LOC107948414 gene encoding WAT1-related protein At5g64700, giving the protein MGSKKPFLVALLVHALSSGMILLSKAVFNMGMNISVFVFYRQVAGTIFMVPFAMVFEGKHAKPLSILTFFKIFMLASLGITLTLNIYGVALIYTSARLGAATINCIPVITFAFAVLLRQQEYRMEKVRVKTVPGIAKVAGIVVCMAGVVTLAFYKGPALKPPFHLHNFRPHSGAQDGDHDHASSAKNWIIGCFLLLVSCICWALWLVLQAHILKSYPSKLTFTSIQCLSSAVQSFIVAIALERDPRQWKLGWNFRLLAVVYCGIFVTGVAYYLQAWVIAKKGPVFHAVMIPSNLIMTSLGSVFLLGETINLGSVLGAIMLVISLYSVLWGKSKEQNVDNVGCLPVENQTQGNSG; this is encoded by the exons ATGGGGTCAAAGAAGCCTTTCCTGGTGGCGCTTCTAGTGCATGCTCTTTCTTCTGGCATGATCTTACTGTCCAAGGCAGTATTCAATATGGGTATGAACATATCTGTGTTTGTCTTCTACAGACAAGTTGCTGGAACAATTTTCATGGTCCCTTTCGCCATGGTTTTCGAAGg AAAACACGCCAAGCCACTTTCAATACTGACCTTCTTCAAGATTTTTATGCTTGCTTCGCTGGG gATTACCTTAACCTTGAATATTTACGGAGTAGCACTCATTTACACATCTGCAAGGCTTGGTGCTGCCACCATTAATTGCATTCCAGTCATAACGTTTGCCTTCGCAGTTTTACTCAGACAG CAAGAATACAGGATGGAGAAGGTGAGAGTGAAGACTGTACCTGGCATTGCAAAAGTTGCAGGTATAGTGGTGTGCATGGCTGGGGTTGTCACTCTAGCCTTTTACAAAGGTCCCGCTTTGAAACCTCCCTTCCATCTTCATAATTTCCGTCCCCATAGTGGCGCCCAGGATGGTGACCATGACCATGCTTCTTCTGCCAAAAATTGGATAATTGGATGTTTCCTCTTGCTAGTTTCCTGCATATGTTGGGCTCTATGGCTTGTACTTCAG GCTCACATTTTGAAAAGCTACCCTTCCAAGCTTACTTTCACAAGCATTCAGTGCTTGTCGAGTGCGGTCCAGTCATTTATTGTTGCTATTGCTTTGGAAAGAGATCCTCGTCAGTGGAAGTTGGGATGGAATTTTAGACTGCTTGCAGTAGTTTATTGT GGGATTTTCGTGACCGGTGTTGCATACTACTTGCAAGCATGGGTGATTGCAAAGAAAGGGCCAGTTTTTCATGCAGTGATGATACCATCGAATCTAATAATGACAAGTCTTGGTTCTGTGTTTCTATTAGGCGAGACCATTAACCTTGGAAG TGTTTTGGGTGCAATCATGTTAGTGATAAGCCTTTACAGTGTTTTATGGGGAAAGAGCAAAGAACAGAACGTTGATAACGTGGGTTGTTTGCCTGTTGAAAATCAAACACAAGGAAACAGCGGTTAG